Sequence from the Catenuloplanes indicus genome:
GCCTCGCCGAGGCACTGCTCCTGTCGACCGTGGCGAAAGCACTCCACAAAGGGTAGATGCGCTAGCATTCGTACATGAGTACGAATGATGTGATCGCGCGGCTGGACGCCGCCGTGAGCGCGCTGGGGGACGTGGACGTCTCCGGGTGGGACGACACCGTCCTCGCCGAGCACCTCGACGACCTCTCCGCCGCCCTGGTCGCGGTGGACAGTCAGCTCGCCCGCCTCGCCGACGCGGTCCGGGCGCGCGGTCTCCGCGTCGTGGAACCGCCCGTTGCGGCATAAATGTCAGAGGTGGCTGCCAGGATGGACCCGTGAGGTTCATCGACCTGGCAGCCACCTCTTCCGCTGTCGCGGCCACCTCGGCGCGTAAGGCGAAGATCGAGCTGCTCGCCGACGCGCTGCGCCGGCTCGACCCGGGCGAGGTGACGGCCGGTGCCGCCTACCTCGCCGGTGAGCTGCGACAGCGCCAGACCGGTGTGGGCTATGCGAGCCTGCGCGACCTCCCGCCGCCCGCGACCGAGCCGACGCTGACCGTGGCCGGCGTCGACGCCGCGATCGCGGAGCTGTCCGCGGCCTCCGGCACCGGCTCGCAGGCCAAGCGCCGCGCGCTGGTCGGCGCGCTCTTCGCCGCCGCCACCGCGGAGGAGCAGCGGCTGCTCACCGGCCTGTTCAGCGGCGAGCTGCGCCAGGGTGCCCAGGCCGGCATACTCGCGGATGCGATCGCGAAGGCTGCCGACGTGCCCGCGCCCGCCGTTCGCCGCGCGCTGCTGCTCAGCGGCGACCTCAAAACCGTGGCCGCGGCCGCGCTGCACGGCGGCGCACCCGCGCTCGCCGAGTTCTCACTCCAGGTCGGCCGCCCGCTCGCCCCGATGCTGGCGCAGAGCGCACCCACGGTCGAGGCGGCGCTTGCGAGCACCGGCGTGCCCGCGATGGTCGACGTGAAGCTCGACGGCATCCGCATCCAGGTGCACCGGGCCGGCGACGACGTCTCCGTCTTCACCCGCAGCCTGGACGACATCACCGGCCGCATGCCCGAGGTGGTCGCGGCCGTCCGCTCGCTGCCGCCCGGCGACCTGGTGCTGGACGGCGAGGCGATCGCGCTGGACGCGACCGGCCGCCCGCGCCCGTTCCAGGAGACGTCCGCCCGCGCCGCCACCCGCACCGGCGGCACCGTCTCCGCGACCGGCACCGTCCTCACGCCGTACTTCTTCGATCTGCTGCATCTCGACGGCACCGATTTGCTGGACGCGCCCGGCACCACCCGCTGGGCCGCGCTCGCCGACACGCTGCCGCCGGAGCTGATCGTCGGCCGCGAACAGGCTCCTGATGCCGAGCGCGGCACCGAGCTGTTCGCCACCGCGATCCGCGCCGGCCAGGAGGGCGTGGTGATCAAGTCGCTGGACGCGCCGTACGACTCCGGCCGCCGCGGCGGCGCCTGGGTCAAGGTCAAGCCCCGGCACACGCTCGACCTGGTCGTGCTCGCGGTCGAGTGGGGCAGCGGCCGCCGCAAGGGCTGGCTGTCCAACCTGCACCTCGGCGCGCGGGACGAGGAGACCGGCGGCTTCGTCATGCTCGGCAAGACCTTCAAGGGCCTCACCGACGAGCTGCTGCGCTGGCAGACCGAGCGGTTCCTGTCGCTCGCGGTCGACCGCGGCGACTGGGTGGTCACGGTCCGCCCCGAGCAGGTGGTCGAGATCGCGTTCGACGGCGTCCAGACCAGCCCGCGCTACCCCGGCGGCGTCGCGCTGCGCTTCGCCCGCGTGCTGCGCTACCGCGACGACAAGCCCGCCTCCGAGGCCGACACGATCACCACGGTCCGCGCCATCCACGCGGGCCAGCGGTCCGCCTGATCTGCGGGAGGACCGTTCCTCCCGCAGATCAGGCGTCCGTCAGAGGTGCGTCTGTTCCGTGCGCCCGGCCAGCGACTGAACCATCGGCGTGGTCGCGACACCGGCGTATACCCGCACGTCGTCGACCACACCGGCGAAATACTGGCCATACGCGCCGCCGGTCATCGCCCGGCCCACCTGCAGACCGCCACCGGCGGCCCAGTCGGACGAGTGCGGCACAGTGGCCGCGGCGCTCAGCGCGCCATCGACGTAGAGCGAGACCGTGTTCAGGAATGCGTTGTAAACCAGTGCCCGTCCACTGCTGTTGGTGCTCACCGGGACTCCAGTGTCGATCACCGTCTCCGCCGAGCCGGTCGCATCGTCCTGCGCCAGGACCGCCTCCCAGCGGCCGGTGGCACCACACCTGATCACGAACCCACTTGCCTTGGTCCCGGCCCGCGAGATCGCCGCGCGGCCAGAGCCGCATTGCGCCGACGAAGGCAACACCCGCATGGATACGGTGAAGCTGCCGTCGGTCGCGGCGACCGGCCCGGCCGTGTACGCGTGGTCGTCGACGCCGTCCAGCACCAAGTGGCCCGCCCCGACGAGCGCCGGCATCGCGGTCGGGTCTTCATCCGTATCCGGGGCACAGAGCACCGGCCCGCCGGCCAGCGTCAGATCCTGCCCCGGCGTGGTGTCGTCGTCGCTGTAGTACGGCGACGTGTCACCAGCGGCCGAGTTCAGCGTCCAGTAGCCGACCCGGCGAGGCGACAGCTCGGCCAGTTCCCTGATCTGGTCGGGCATCACGATCCGGTCGAAGAGCGCCACATCCGCCACCTCGCCCTTGAAGAAGTCGCGGTAACCGGCCTTGTTGTACCGGCGGCCGATCTGCACCGGCCCGTCCGCGTACCAACTCGCCTTGACCGTGACGTAGCCCTGCACCACGCCATTGACGTAGAACGTCATCTTGCCCGTCGGCGGATTGAGTTCCCCCCGTTTCGACGGAGCGGTGGTTACCTGCTTCCGGTCGGGGCGGGGGTGAGGTTATCTGGCTCGGTCTGGGCGTGCCGGGCCGCCTCGTATTCGTTGGGGCTGAGGTAGCCGAGTTCGCGTTGGATGCGGCGGGTGTTGTACCAGCCGTCGATGTATTCGAAGATCGCGTTCTCGGCCTCGTCGCG
This genomic interval carries:
- a CDS encoding ATP-dependent DNA ligase → MRFIDLAATSSAVAATSARKAKIELLADALRRLDPGEVTAGAAYLAGELRQRQTGVGYASLRDLPPPATEPTLTVAGVDAAIAELSAASGTGSQAKRRALVGALFAAATAEEQRLLTGLFSGELRQGAQAGILADAIAKAADVPAPAVRRALLLSGDLKTVAAAALHGGAPALAEFSLQVGRPLAPMLAQSAPTVEAALASTGVPAMVDVKLDGIRIQVHRAGDDVSVFTRSLDDITGRMPEVVAAVRSLPPGDLVLDGEAIALDATGRPRPFQETSARAATRTGGTVSATGTVLTPYFFDLLHLDGTDLLDAPGTTRWAALADTLPPELIVGREQAPDAERGTELFATAIRAGQEGVVIKSLDAPYDSGRRGGAWVKVKPRHTLDLVVLAVEWGSGRRKGWLSNLHLGARDEETGGFVMLGKTFKGLTDELLRWQTERFLSLAVDRGDWVVTVRPEQVVEIAFDGVQTSPRYPGGVALRFARVLRYRDDKPASEADTITTVRAIHAGQRSA
- a CDS encoding LamG domain-containing protein — protein: MTFYVNGVVQGYVTVKASWYADGPVQIGRRYNKAGYRDFFKGEVADVALFDRIVMPDQIRELAELSPRRVGYWTLNSAAGDTSPYYSDDDTTPGQDLTLAGGPVLCAPDTDEDPTAMPALVGAGHLVLDGVDDHAYTAGPVAATDGSFTVSMRVLPSSAQCGSGRAAISRAGTKASGFVIRCGATGRWEAVLAQDDATGSAETVIDTGVPVSTNSSGRALVYNAFLNTVSLYVDGALSAAATVPHSSDWAAGGGLQVGRAMTGGAYGQYFAGVVDDVRVYAGVATTPMVQSLAGRTEQTHL